The Chloroflexota bacterium genome includes a window with the following:
- a CDS encoding protease inhibitor I42 family protein, which produces MRRGYWIVLIAVILAVTSCAPGVVQVDARADGTGVMLRPGQILEISLEANPTTGYQWQMAPEAPVDEAVLKPLGDTYQPGGAPGVVGAGGRWIGRFQAVAPGETEIQLVYVRPWEKEGEPAETFSLRVVVR; this is translated from the coding sequence ATGCGAAGAGGGTATTGGATCGTGCTGATCGCTGTGATCCTGGCGGTGACAAGCTGTGCGCCAGGTGTGGTCCAGGTCGATGCCCGCGCCGACGGCACCGGCGTCATGCTGCGCCCCGGGCAGATCCTGGAGATCAGCCTGGAGGCCAACCCGACCACGGGATATCAGTGGCAGATGGCCCCCGAGGCCCCGGTCGACGAGGCGGTGTTGAAGCCGTTGGGAGACACGTACCAGCCAGGTGGAGCCCCCGGCGTGGTCGGCGCGGGTGGGCGGTGGATCGGGCGGTTCCAGGCCGTTGCGCCGGGAGAGACCGAGATCCAATTGGTGTACGTGCGCCCCTGGGAGAAGGAGGGCGAGCCGGCGGAGACTTTCTCCCTGCGGGTGGTCGTGCGCTAG
- a CDS encoding HAD family hydrolase gives MGQAVAAFFDLDYTILTASSGRLFVRYLRQTRAISRRQELAIWAWAGMYMAHVIDYPRLIARLIADIVGEDEAATWALCLRWFDEMVVEYVSEDARRAIERHRAEGHRVAIVTAATPYAAGPVAAHLGLGGDVLATRLEVRDGRFTGRIVEPACYGVGKVYWAERYAAERGVDLSQSYFYTDSARDLPLLERVGHPVAVNPDRRLRRIARERGWPIVAFR, from the coding sequence ATGGGGCAAGCGGTCGCGGCGTTTTTCGATCTGGATTATACGATCCTGACCGCCTCTTCAGGGCGGCTGTTCGTCCGATATCTTCGCCAGACCCGGGCGATCTCCCGTCGGCAGGAGCTCGCGATCTGGGCCTGGGCCGGGATGTACATGGCTCATGTGATCGACTATCCCCGCCTCATCGCTCGCCTCATCGCGGATATCGTGGGCGAGGATGAGGCGGCGACCTGGGCGTTGTGCCTGCGCTGGTTCGACGAGATGGTGGTCGAGTACGTGAGCGAGGATGCCCGGCGGGCCATCGAGCGGCATCGGGCGGAGGGACACCGGGTGGCCATCGTGACGGCTGCCACCCCCTACGCAGCCGGGCCGGTGGCCGCGCATCTGGGGCTGGGCGGGGACGTCCTCGCCACCCGGTTGGAGGTGCGTGATGGCCGGTTCACGGGGCGGATCGTGGAGCCGGCCTGTTACGGGGTGGGCAAGGTCTACTGGGCCGAGCGGTACGCGGCGGAGCGAGGGGTAGATCTGTCCCAGAGCTACTTCTATACCGACAGCGCGCGGGATCTGCCCTTGCTGGAGCGGGTCGGCCATCCTGTTGCCGTGAACCCGGACCGACGGCTGCGGCGGATCGCCCGGGAGCGCGGCTGGCCCATCGTCGCGTTTCGCTAG
- a CDS encoding Gfo/Idh/MocA family oxidoreductase has product MPDSLKVGVIGVGGIARLHMPGWAASEQAEVVAGCDIDEGILQEWGRVNGIARLTTDPAELFQDPDIDIIDICTPNMYHAPLAIAALEAGKHVLCEKPLAPTPEEIREIIAARDRSGKMLMTAQHFRFMGTSRALKTEIETGVLGDVYHARSWMLRRAAIPARPSFVLKRHSGGGPCIDIGVHILDLTLWLMGNPKPVAVTGVARNALAHHKGAFSVWGLRSVPQEMDVEDFAAAFVRFENGATLILEVSWMLHHSAPKEDRQVWLYGTGGGAHWPNCEIYQTNYETRQLYTRTLQLTQDAMEPHALECVEFARAVAEGAPSPVPAEQSLQVMAILDGIYRSQQSGGEVRLDL; this is encoded by the coding sequence ATGCCTGACTCGTTGAAGGTGGGTGTGATCGGGGTGGGCGGCATTGCGCGTTTGCACATGCCGGGTTGGGCTGCGTCCGAGCAAGCGGAGGTGGTGGCCGGGTGCGACATCGACGAGGGGATCCTGCAGGAATGGGGACGGGTGAACGGCATCGCCCGGCTGACGACGGATCCCGCCGAGCTGTTTCAGGATCCGGATATCGACATCATCGACATCTGTACGCCGAACATGTACCATGCGCCCTTAGCCATCGCCGCTTTGGAGGCCGGAAAGCATGTGCTGTGTGAGAAGCCGCTGGCCCCTACGCCCGAGGAGATCCGGGAGATCATCGCGGCCCGGGACCGTTCAGGCAAGATGCTGATGACGGCACAGCATTTTCGCTTCATGGGCACCTCTCGCGCCCTGAAGACGGAGATCGAGACGGGCGTTCTGGGCGATGTCTATCACGCCCGGAGCTGGATGCTCAGGCGGGCGGCGATCCCCGCTCGGCCGTCCTTCGTCCTCAAGCGGCACAGCGGGGGCGGCCCGTGTATCGATATCGGCGTGCATATCCTGGACCTGACGCTCTGGCTGATGGGCAACCCGAAGCCCGTGGCCGTGACCGGCGTGGCCCGCAACGCGCTCGCTCACCACAAGGGCGCGTTCAGCGTGTGGGGGCTGCGATCCGTCCCGCAGGAGATGGACGTGGAGGACTTCGCCGCGGCCTTCGTGCGGTTTGAGAACGGCGCCACGCTGATTCTGGAGGTCAGCTGGATGCTCCATCACAGCGCGCCCAAGGAGGACCGCCAGGTATGGCTCTACGGGACGGGGGGGGGCGCTCATTGGCCGAATTGTGAGATCTACCAGACCAACTACGAGACCCGGCAACTTTACACGCGTACGTTGCAGCTTACGCAGGATGCGATGGAGCCGCATGCGCTGGAGTGCGTGGAGTTCGCTCGCGCCGTCGCGGAGGGGGCGCCCTCGCCGGTGCCCGCCGAGCAGTCGCTTCAGGTCATGGCGATCCTGGACGGGATCTACCGCAGTCAGCAGTCCGGCGGCGAGGTCAGGCTCGACCTGTAG
- a CDS encoding class I SAM-dependent methyltransferase → MYARSARFYDALYAWKDYRREAEKLHRWIQQYKRSPGNALLDVACGTGKHLVHLREHYEVEGLDLNAEMLEIARQRLPDVTFHQADMADFDLGRQFDAIVCLFSAIGYVKTLDRLRQALACMRRHVYPGGLVIVEPWFTPEEYHPDTVHATFVDEPDLKIARINVSEQEGRISILDLHYLVGTPAGVEYFSERHELGMFTQEEYLEAFRSIGLEAFHEPDGLTGRGIYVGRRPVEPSEGRA, encoded by the coding sequence ATGTATGCCCGCTCGGCTCGATTCTATGATGCTCTTTATGCCTGGAAGGATTACAGGCGGGAGGCGGAGAAGCTTCATCGGTGGATTCAGCAGTATAAGCGATCCCCTGGCAACGCCCTGCTCGATGTGGCGTGTGGCACGGGGAAGCATCTCGTCCACCTGCGCGAGCACTATGAGGTGGAGGGCCTGGATCTGAACGCCGAGATGCTGGAGATTGCCCGCCAGCGGCTTCCCGATGTGACCTTCCACCAGGCGGACATGGCAGATTTCGATTTGGGCCGCCAATTCGACGCCATCGTCTGCCTGTTCAGCGCGATCGGGTATGTGAAGACCCTGGACAGGCTGCGGCAGGCGCTGGCGTGCATGCGCCGACACGTATATCCGGGAGGCCTCGTCATCGTCGAGCCGTGGTTTACACCGGAGGAGTATCATCCCGACACCGTGCACGCCACGTTCGTGGACGAGCCGGACTTGAAGATCGCCCGCATCAACGTGAGCGAGCAGGAGGGGCGCATCTCCATCCTCGACCTCCATTACCTGGTGGGCACGCCCGCCGGGGTGGAGTATTTCAGCGAACGGCATGAGTTGGGGATGTTCACCCAGGAGGAGTACCTGGAGGCGTTCCGCTCCATCGGGCTGGAGGCGTTTCATGAGCCCGATGGGCTCACAGGGCGGGGGATCTACGTGGGGCGCCGCCCGGTTGAGCCTTCCGAGGGAAGGGCATAG